The DNA region GATTAACGTGCAGAGTAATTGATGTTAAACAATAGGTTATTGTTCGATGGCTTGTATATGCTGTGAGACAAGTGGGATGGTTTGCTTCCCTAGGCACAATAGTTCATCGACTGTTAGTCACAATAGGGGAAAGCAGAGCGTTGTTCTTTGTGTAGTAGACTACGACTACAAGAGGAACTAATATAAACTAACTACGTCCATGTATTTGATGACAGGATGTGTTGGGTCTTGTAAGATCAATGTATACATTGATCAGCTTGGAAGAAGATCCATCGTTGCTGAGATACGGTTACCTCTCGCGGGAAAATGTTGGAGATGTGAGGAGAGAAGTTTCTAAGCTCTGTGGAGAGCTTAGACCCCACGCACTGGCACTCGTCACTTCATTCGGCATTCCAGACTCCTTCTTGAGTCCAATTGCATTCAACTGGGTGGAAGCCAACGCTTGGTCTTCAGTTTAGTTACTACTAGTTTTAATCTCTTCCACAATTCCAACATCTCCTAAAAGTTATATGTTTCCACACACGATATCTACAGAAGCTGTTGTAAGCTTTTTCTAATAAAAGGGGTATGTAATATATGTATCCAGAGTTTATTCTTTACTTAATAAACtggtccaaacaaaaaatagtttggtaataattttcaaattatagtcaataattgttataattttttattggttcAGTTGtggataatataattttgaaatacttatattttgtaaattgtcATTCATGTTTTATTACCAgcatttatattttagtttgttaTACTAActaaaaaaacccaaataatTTATGTCAAgtgtaaaaaacaaattgagtGTATGACATCTCTAACGATCTTAAATGACAGGAGTCTACACTCGGTTAGTTTTCacaattgtataaatcattcgggttttttaaaaattaatatgacaAGCTAAAGTGCTTAATTAAGGTTTAGGTTGTGTATGAGTTTTACTTGTAGGGtttgtaaaaagtaaagaagagaaaaaaagaataaagaaatgaaaaaaaaaactaacctttACGTTCTCATGCGGCGTTTCTCAATGCATATGAACCTCCAGATCAATCATCATCAGTTCATCACCAATATCGGACAGACACTCACGTTCATCGATTTCACTGTTGTTGTCAATAACAAGAGGAAACAGGGTGAAATTGAAGTCCAGCCAAATTTCGAATGCCCTGCAGCGCAAGAAATCAATTGGATATATAAGACATCAATGGTTTTGTTAAACAGAGAAAGTTAGGGCATAAATGAAGAAAACACGAAAAGGGGAAAATACGAACACCAACttgttaaaataaagtaaagatCGAGTTCCAAAATTACTCCAAACGGAAATTAAGAATAGgtgcaaataaagaaaacataacCTGAGAGGTTTTTAGTGCGGCGTGATGGAGGAAAAGAATCCGTCTCTAAAACTCGTCAATGATGGAATTAAGCAGCAAATTAaacttgctctctctctctctcgaagcAAAAACCTCAGTAGATTAGATCGAGGGGAATTTGAAGATCTCGCGCAGGTAATCCCGCCGTTCCCGTTTATCTCTGCGGCCACCTTAACGAGTTTTACACTTTACTTTAGGTTTAGAAGGCCGCTCTTCATACTCTGTTTTTCATCTTAGATTCTGAACGAAGACGGACGAGTACTCTGTACTCCTTCTGTATTTAAAGGAAACGAAACGAGcatgcccaaaaaaaaaaaaggaaacaacatgatccctgaaaaacaaaagaaaaggaaaaggcaTTATTGTATGttgtaaaccaaaaacaaaatacaccGACTTTTCTTAATTGGGCTAATCTTGTCAAGTTGATGTAACTAAGGAAACGGGCCTTAACTGGGCCTAGTCTTGTTTTTCTCTAACTTCATCTCCGTCGGGACAAACGCTTGATATAACCGAGagtgacagagagagagagagagagagagagagagagagagagagagagcaagagacaaaaacaaaattcaagatTCCTAAGAGTGTCAAAAAGGGATTagatctctatatatattcgTCCTCTGCTCTCTGACGCTACGCTATGTTTCGGGTAAGGGTTCATATTTTCTCTTGGACTCATCATCACTCATGGAAGGATGAATCAATTACTACACTACAAAGTCTCTCACCACACccctaaccaaaaaaaaaatcaaaaatttgttcactttccctctctgCAAAATCGAGATAGATGCTGTTAAAGTGAAACcctcttctttgatttcttctagAAGAACATGTCGTGCAATCCGGCGAGTCTATGTTCTCGCCAACCACATACTCCGATCACCTCCGCCTTCTTGTCCTTCTTCGTCGAATCTCTCCCTCACGCCGGAGGTATGTTTGCAGTGCTATCCACCGGAGCTCAACGAGAGCTATATGGGTTCCAAGTCAATGAGATGAGGAAATTTGCTCGACGGGCACAGCTTGGAGGACCGATCGAGACTGGCTTTTTGGGCTCATGATTCAGAGCAATCTGTTCAATCCGGAGGCAAGATCTTCGTCTCTCCGGATTACAATCAGACGATGGCGCAGCAGGGCGAGATAAGTATGCGGAGGGTTTTGggtttatcatatttaactgaATCTTATGTACCCTAGATATGCTATGAGTTTTGCTAACAAAGCAATCCATGTCCTTTCAAGTGGGTTCAAAGCTACGCTTCAGGTGAGAAACCAGTACTTATCAAGCATTTATATGCGAGAAAACTTCTTTGGGCCATACTGATGTTATCTTGTTTCTTGGTTCTTTCTAAGGAATGTCGTGAAGCTGTTGGAGGCCAAGGTTTGAAAACAGAAAACCGAGTTGGTCATTTAAAAGGCGAATATGATGTGCAGACTACATTTGAGGGTGACAATAATGTTCTGATGCAGCTGGTAGGTTAAGGAACATAATCAATGCTGTGACTTTCTTTATTTTGACAATACAATGTGACCTTATCCGTTCTTATGTGAAACTTAGGTGAGCAAGGCACTTTTTGCTGAACTAGGATAATACCCGCGgcgtaattgtttttttgtattgtttgtattttaatatttttaagataatttttgtatgctgtttataataaaaaattattgccTCTGTTGAttgattatcatttttttttatcttaataaAACTTGATTGATGAACAttaaacaaaaagttaatatttaaatattaaaaaacagaTCCCACAAGCATACCATATAAATTTCATAACGAAATTCTCTGAAACAAAGATCGCctccaaccaaaaccaaaaatacatcAATATACTTCTTTCGCATATTCGAAATCACATCATAGTTATGCTTTATGTAACATCAAAACTACGagtaaacaaaaatgaagaaaagtGTTACACGTATGGTTCCTAGTTTCAATCTCTTCGTCAAAAAAACATCTTCATTAAACTTTTCGAACAAAAATACAGGTATTCTTTACTCTTGGTCTTTTAGTCtgcattttaatatttgtaaaaactCTAACATCTTCTTCCAAAGGATGAATATTGCCTACAATCACAAGTTAATGCAACAGTCTCCAAAATCAACACTCTCGAGTCTTATTGTTCCGGAAACTATCTTATGGTCCTCACTGCATAGCCCACACACTATGTGTCTTCACCATAAACCATAAAACAGATTCTCCATGCTTTTGCTCAACTTCTAGCTGCTGCTCGATCGTTGTATTAACAGTCATATACTTGGGTGGTTCATACTGTTTCTTTCGTCCTCTGCAAATTGTTTCAAAGGTGGGCTCTTTCACTCGAATATATAGCAAACAAAGAGTGTGCAGTCCAAGAGAGCGGTCCTTCTCAATCTTCTAGTAAAAAGCTATCGGGTCTCCAAGTCTCAGTGACGAACGAGATTGAAACCGTCTCTCCATAACGAACGAGATTGTGCAGTACCTCTACGTTTTTGTGTCTTAGCTAGAACAACAAGATCACAATAAGTTGTAGCCCTGCAAATTGTATACacagcaaaaaaacaaaaaccaaatcaaacataaatcCCAAAATAACTGCATAGTAGTATCCCACTAACTATAGTAGCTATAAAATTGAATACCAAGACATTGATAAAACTCAAATTTTGAACCTCAAAAAGATCACCAACAACGAAAAAAGCATATCACTATTAATGGCTTCTTCAATCATATCACCAGCACATACTTCttcaatatcattattttttacttacGTGTTAGCTTTCTCATCACAACTCATTAAACCTATGAACAATATTTCGATTcttaaaaatttccaaatagACCACATGTAAATGCAGAAATTTAAGCAGCCACTCCTTATAAAAGCTAATAAGCACAAATCACTGTTAAAAAATAACCACACTTGGaatatacaacaaaaacaaacaaaaattcatccaaagaaaatgaataaataagtTGACCACAACTTTGATAATCCTCAGAAACTCTGATCCAGATTGACAACAtagttggaaaaagaaaatgataaaccGACTTACGAAGATGTGGTCCTAACCGCCTCCCAAAACAATATGGAGCAAAAAAGACATTAAACTTAAACATATGAATtaagattaaatttttaatttgattatctTATGTTGCCATTGGGCTTAAATctgtacatatataaaaatcaagCACCGACGATTTGAATTAACAAAAGCATTAGACTACCATAtgcatatatgaaaataatcaaaagcCAACCATAAGAAAACAATCGGAAGATCAAATGCAAAAAACCAGATATGCATAAGAGAGAAATCTACTATGCAGTTAACAAAAGGAATGTGGAAGCATGAAATTTACATATCAAAAACAGATGAGAAACACAGCCATTGACAATAATAGACGAATTTGGTGTGTGTTACCAGATAAGGCTTGAGAATTTGTTCCAAAGTTTAAACCTTCATTTTCTGCAAAATCAACCAcaaggaaacagagaaaaaaacgtcaataaacaaagagataatATATTACATTGGTAAAGTCAGAACAGAAGTGAAGCCACcaaacttaagaagaagaaactaatcACTATGAAAGAGAAAACGAACCTCGGGTTTGAGGTCACAGTGACCCACGCCTTGAAGATGACAATAAGCTACTACACTAAGAACCACGCCTTTTAGCATCTTCTTATGAGTATTTGCCTCCCCTGACACGAACGAAGAATACTAAAACCAGTCAAAGCACAATACAATAGCGATGTAATAGAATCATGTATGATGTATCAGCTACCTTTGACGTATTTCTCCAAGAGTTCACCGCCTTGGCATAGCCTAACCAGAAAGAAAATAGCTAGATTAACTACTTTCATCTCAATCATTCAATTGAAAATGATAAGGAGCCATAGAAAGCAAAATTGAAATCTGAATAGGGGTAAAGTGATAAGGAGATTTTGAAACTGGCTCCAAACGAAACTAAAGCAACATGTTATGGTAATTGATTTACCCAACAAGATCCTATCTCCCGTCTGCAAAGATTTGAATTAAAACCCACAATTGTCCCAGATTCAACCAAACACCAAAgatcaagaaaacaatcaaaattcatATCATTTCAAAAAGATTAAGATCGGTCTAATCCTCTGAAGCAAGTTTACTCCTTTCAACAAAAATTTCATACCACTCCTAGCTCAAAATAAAGATTCTAAGAACATAAAATTCGAAAACAAGTTGTGAAACACAGATCAGTTGAATTCATAAGAGAATCTAGAGCTCAATCGGAGGTCTATGAGATTAATTTTCTGAAATATCTCGATTCCGTGCGTCTTGAGCCCTAGAATAAGTAGGGTTGAAGAACACATAATCGAAATAGGGGAGTTGTAGACAAAAACAcccaaaatagaagaaaaaaaaaccctaatctggATTGCCCAAAAGAAAAACCCAGAAAAGATCTCAAAAACAAAGTCATTCaattatatacataaacaaaGTGGAAACGGAGGAGGATGTAGATTTAAGGTACCTTAGAGATAGCTCTGTAGAAACGGATAATATTAGGACGATCGATTATGCTAAGGATCGAAATCTTTCAAGAAGAGAAGATTACTAAGATTGATCGACAGatagaagaaaggagaagaaatcGTTTGATAAAaagtagaaaagaagaaatagatGGGTCCCTTGTTAAAAAAAGTgacatgtattaattgttataatttgataggttatTGATTTTAACTGGTAATACCAACTTCGATGTTAAAGCTGATGTGTCTTGCGGTGAGAAATTttgtagttttattgtattgatatgtATAAAAAGGTTGGGATTGGAGCACATGAACAGTCCACGTCCTGTATTGCCGACTCAACTCACATCATCTACCCTCAGATGCAGTCACTTCCAGGTCATAAATCTTTTCCCTCGCATTTTTAGATGAACTCAGCTTTTTGTTAAACATCTCTTGTATTTTGTCCCTGCCAGAAAAATGTGTTGTGCTTAAGAGAGCGAGATCTTCTAGAACGGTTTACTTCTCAAGTTGCAGAGCTACAAGGGATGGGAGAAACCAGAGAGTTCTCCTTCCTCCTGGTTAGCATTTCTTCtcatataaactttgtttgcgttccttatatatatactgtacatATAATAATAGTTCTTTTGGCTCTTCCTTCAGAATCATCAACTTGGTGAAGACTCACCTAAGTAAAGCTTTCACAGAAAAAGCAATACTGCAGACCGTTTTGGATGCTGAGGCCAAACTGCCTCCTGGCTCAGTTAAGGTGAGCTGTCAATAAGTTAAATGATGGGTGTTTTTGAGTCACCTTAAGTTTTCGTCTCATGTGATTTACTTTAAGGATAAATTGATTATAGTCAAGGAAATGTAGCAACTGTTTCCCTTTTCTTCGTGGGAGCTTTAAATCCTGATGTCATGTGAAAGCTTTTTGTTCACTATGTAGTTATGCTGTAGATTATACACACTAAAGCTTCATGTATTTTGTGATATAGGTTGTGAGATCATTGTATGTACGCATTGATCAGCTTGGAAGAAGATCCATCGTTGCTGCGATACAGTTACCTCTCTCGAGATAACGTTGGAGTTGTGAGGAGAGAAGTTTTGAAGCTGTCTGGAGAGCTTAGACTTTACGCACTTGCACCTGTGGCTTCATTCGGGATACCTACCTGATGCGTTCTCAGTACCGTGCCAAGGTCAATAGAGGcctaaggcaaaaaaaaaatgtagcttcTCATATTCTATTTTTgagagaaattttattttatttttagtataaaaaaggatatattattcattttcaAAACATATTCCTAAAAAGCAAGATTTGGTAGCTAATGGAaaggaaaaacaacaaaatttccATAATGTAAACTATAtgagtcttgttttgtttccaaaaaaaagtataacatcatatataaatgaatgTTTAGCCTAATTTAGGAAAAACTGTGGCctattatttatgtaatttttttgtggCCTGAGGCAACTGCCTTTTTTTATATGCCTAAGGCACGGCTCTGTGCGTTCTTGGGTCCAATTGCATTCAACTGGATCGAAGCCAATGCTTGGTCTTCAGTTTAATAATGTCTTCCACAATTTCAAGATATCTGTCTGATTAACCTCTCAACTTATGGCAATTCACAACACCCAGATTAACCTCTCAACTTATGTGGCAATTCACAACACCCAAATTAACCTCTCAACTTATGTGGCAATTCACAACACCcagattttttttggagttACATTAGAATGATTGGTTTGATAATTTAGAGCCTCCTCGATATCAGTCGAATCCGAAAATATGGAATAGAAAGAGGGGTATCTGCGTCTTTTTACAGGAGGGGTATCTGCGtctttttacaaaatcaacACCCAGATCGTTTGATTTTGAACTTTTGACAATCCATAAGACAACACCACCACTACTGCTGCTGCCTACTGCGAAACGAAATAATAAtcccaagagagagagagagagagatgaagatgaagaagaaggaagaaggaagcaTGAAGTTtagagtagagaagaagatgagtctGGAAGAATACGTTGATTTCTTCTCCGCTGATACTGGCACGTCCGTCGCCGACTTCACCATCTCTTACCTCAATCAGGttctcctctttctccttcACTCACTCGATCGATTTCTCCAGCTAGATTTTGCTCTGATGATGATTaattctcttcctcttctctaacatcttcttcttcgttcgaCTCGTGCTTGTAGATCATTCATATGCACGGTTTCCGAAAGCTCCACAAAGCTCATAAggtaaaaaaaaccaaaatcaatctcACTCACCACCGATCATCATCCATCGCTGTTAGTTAGAAATTTCTTTTGGTTGAGAATCGATGATCGATTTCGAATTTATCCGATTTACGTCTGCGAATTTTAAATTTCTGGTTGGTTACTTTCATCGGTGGATGTTGTTGTTTTCCCAGAAAATTCTAGGCGAAATCGTGGATTCACTAGCTCTAATAGATCCCTCTCGCTCGACTCTGAATTCGGTCTCGTCGTCGTCTTCCCTAACTCTCGACGAAGTCATAACCGACATCGAAGCTTTGAAATGGCAGGAATGCTGTTTCACCTCCCTCCAGATCATCAATTCCGAGTCGCCAGTTCCCAAACCTTACCAGACCAAATCcaacaagagaaagaaacccTCTATGACGACGAAGACGATCAAACCCGCTGCTGAtgagaagaaattgaagaatgTCACCACTACAACAGCAACGGCAATGATCTCATCATTCCCCAGAAAGGTTCGAACCAAAAAGACTATGAAGAGCATCACCTCTGTCAACGAAGCTGCTTCTGCACCTTAACCACTCTCTCACTACTACAACACTTTCCCTTCCAGgtttactactactactctccCATAAATCTCACCTTCCAGATTCCAAACAAAACTGTGTGTTTCCTAATTTTAGTGTTCTTCTTCTACATAGACAACTTCAACAATTAGCTTTATATCAATAGAGATAACTATGCATTTTATTCAAGCAAATACAGagttactactatatataagCTTCAGTTACCTTGCATAATATAATCCCAAAGGACGAAGAAGATATATAGGAGAGCATCATCAACGAAGCCTTGAAAGTAAATGATAAAATTTGGCTTTGTTAACTTTATGATTAAAATTTACTCAAAGCTCTTTCAtatagagggaaaaaaaaattcacatgataGAACAAGCATTTGGATTCTCATCACTAAACTTGGCACCAGTCTGGTGGCTGAAGATAGAGGCATGAACAGGGTGGTGCCTGTAAGACGAATACTCATTGCTATCGTAACCATGCTTGTAATAGTTGTAAGAAGATGTCGGCACTGGCGCTGCGTGGTTTATTGGGCCGTTGCAGCCCTGAGGGTTGTACAAGTATCCGCCGTTGCTGCTGCTTCCCCCGCCTCCTAGGTGATCAGGGTTATATGGAAGCTGCCATAGCTCAGCTCGCCGACCCGTTTTTCTCACTTTCTTTAGAACTTTCTTCTGGTCGGCATAGCCAGTCACCGTCACTTTCTGCTGCATCATGTCGATTTCTACTTCATCCACTCCTGTTTTCGTTaatttcaacaacaaacaaattatggctatcttgtttatgatttacaCACACAATATACAAATAAAGCAATTTGCTAGAGATCAATGATGTTTTCACCTCTCATCTTCTGAAGAGTATTTTTAACTCTGCTTTCGCATCCCACACAATCCATGTGAACTCTCATCTCAATAGTCTGTAGATGGATAAGAGATTGTTAAATTCATTtcatgtagaagaaaaaaaaaacctaaaacagcATCGATCCATGCAATAagtaaaacaacaaattaaaccaaaagaaatatgCTTACCGTCATCTTGaacttttgttgttgatttttagaattaagGTAGTCAGATCAAAATTGTGAAGTTTACAATGAATATTGATCAATGGATGGCATTGAAATGTTCGATATATATAGCGTTCCTTGTTCTTCAAGCTTACGAACCcccttttcttgattttaaaattataagttttCTACATTTAATAATATGGGGACCAGAAATaaggtattattattattattgcacCGACTTTTATTTGTAAACCGTGTAGATATTAGTTGGGAGGAGGTTGCTTCTGATGGGCATCCACAACGGAAACTTATtctagtttcaatatttattttttcggCATTGCATGTAGCTTCAAATTTCAATCACATTTGAAAGTTGACCCATAGATTATTCAAAAATAGATATAGCTAGAGTCAATGAGTCATGTAACTATGTATCAACTTtactaaaataatcatattttggTTATCATTCTATTTAActtgcaaaagaaaattaagttttttttgtgagGTAATTTTATTTGTGCGGGGTGCAGTGGCGGAACTAGGAAATCATCACATCagggtcaaaaaaaattattagggtcaattatgtgatttaaaatttttaccaGGGTCAATTGTGCTATTATACCAAggttaatttgattttttccttaaaattttatctaaatttaGAATTTCACCAGGGTCAGTTGACCCACATGATTATACTCTGCCTCCGCCAGTGGCGGGGTGTTGATCGATATTCGTTGAGTTTTCTTATTGGAAGTGAACGtcataagttttaattttatggctaacaatattttttaaactacaATTTAAGATGAACGTTGACGTTTTATCGGTTGTAAATGTGAATTAAGGATGACTCGATTGAGAGAGCAAAGTTGACTTATGAGAATTCAATTGAATGTAAACTTGGGAGCAAAGCATGGACGAATGACACTTAG from Camelina sativa cultivar DH55 chromosome 3, Cs, whole genome shotgun sequence includes:
- the LOC104764185 gene encoding putative acyl-coenzyme A oxidase 3.2, peroxisomal, whose protein sequence is MYPRYAMSFANKAIHVLSSGFKATLQECREAVGGQGLKTENRVGHLKGEYDVQTTFEGDNNVLMQLVSKALFAELG
- the LOC104764195 gene encoding heavy metal-associated isoprenylated plant protein 20-like, translated to MTTIEMRVHMDCVGCESRVKNTLQKMRGVDEVEIDMMQQKVTVTGYADQKKVLKKVRKTGRRAELWQLPYNPDHLGGGGSSSNGGYLYNPQGCNGPINHAAPVPTSSYNYYKHGYDSNEYSSYRHHPVHASIFSHQTGAKFSDENPNACSIM
- the LOC104764205 gene encoding uncharacterized protein LOC104764205, with the translated sequence MKMKKKEEGSMKFRVEKKMSLEEYVDFFSADTGTSVADFTISYLNQIIHMHGFRKLHKAHKKILGEIVDSLALIDPSRSTLNSVSSSSSLTLDEVITDIEALKWQECCFTSLQIINSESPVPKPYQTKSNKRKKPSMTTKTIKPAADEKKLKNVTTTTATAMISSFPRKVRTKKTMKSITSVNEAASAP